A region of Paenibacillus sp. JNUCC-31 DNA encodes the following proteins:
- a CDS encoding HD-GYP domain-containing protein produces MRLVHINLLQPGMKLGKRIYSEEGLVLLSEGVELTSRLIGRLKDLGIGYVYVNDAATEDIIIPDMLREETRRKALVEIKQQFQNMSGLKTKSRIPHFGKALSGVMNTILEDIGSQKEAMIMLMDMNSSDFDLYNHSLNVCVYTLVLGVASGYTRQQLMEIGLGALLHDIGKTQIAPEILQKPARLSDEEFKIIQQHTTYGHRILKDEPGIPLLAAHCALQHHERIDGSGYPFGLKDNEIHEYAKWLALADSYDAMTTNRVYKQALLPHQAVEVLYTGSGTLYEQWMLEKFRDCVAIYPLGLSVTLSTGEIGVVADIHSRIPQRPRIRVLKDADGQMLSAPYEIDLSTALSIMITGVEGVEDLPPAQASTEFFDG; encoded by the coding sequence GTGCGTTTAGTACATATAAACTTATTGCAGCCTGGCATGAAGCTGGGGAAACGAATTTATAGTGAAGAGGGTCTGGTTCTGCTCAGTGAGGGAGTGGAGCTGACCAGCCGGTTAATTGGACGTTTGAAGGATTTGGGAATCGGATATGTATATGTCAATGATGCAGCCACGGAAGATATTATTATTCCGGATATGCTTCGGGAAGAGACCAGGCGCAAAGCATTGGTTGAGATCAAACAGCAGTTTCAGAACATGTCGGGTCTAAAAACCAAAAGTCGAATTCCGCACTTTGGTAAAGCACTCAGTGGAGTAATGAATACAATTTTGGAGGACATCGGCAGTCAGAAGGAAGCCATGATTATGCTGATGGACATGAATTCCAGTGATTTTGACTTGTATAATCACTCTCTCAATGTATGTGTGTATACGCTGGTTCTTGGTGTGGCATCGGGCTATACTCGGCAGCAGTTAATGGAGATTGGATTAGGAGCTCTGCTGCATGATATCGGTAAAACGCAGATCGCTCCAGAGATTTTGCAAAAGCCTGCCCGATTGAGCGATGAGGAATTTAAAATCATACAGCAGCATACTACATATGGACATCGTATTCTCAAAGATGAACCGGGTATACCGCTCCTTGCTGCACACTGTGCATTACAGCATCATGAACGAATTGATGGCAGCGGGTATCCATTTGGTTTGAAAGACAATGAAATTCATGAGTATGCCAAATGGCTGGCTCTTGCTGATTCGTATGATGCGATGACGACCAATCGGGTATATAAACAAGCCCTTTTGCCACATCAGGCAGTGGAAGTATTATATACGGGTTCAGGCACACTGTATGAACAGTGGATGTTGGAGAAGTTCCGAGACTGTGTAGCTATCTACCCTCTTGGCCTTTCTGTCACATTGAGTACGGGAGAGATCGGGGTGGTTGCGGACATTCATTCACGTATTCCACAGCGTCCGCGCATTCGTGTTCTGAAGGATGCTGACGGCCAGATGCTAAGTGCACCTTATGAGATCGATTTGTCTACAGCCCTGTCTATTATGATTACAGGGGTTGAAGGTGTCGAAGACTTACCGCCAGCGCAAGCAAGCACTGAATTTTTTGATGGCTGA
- the yfkAB gene encoding radical SAM/CxCxxxxC motif protein YfkAB, whose protein sequence is MTMLNSGSVQPMPLSPTNDPWDPIGSLRTYGRHVLTSVEMTVTHLCNMRCEHCAVGDMLTMREAPALPLPLMLKRLDEVEHLQTISLTGGEPSFSQKTVDEMIIPLLKYAKSRGIRSQINSNLTLDLHRYEQLLPYLDVMHISFNYLNADDFHQVGFANSGRPVKREVAVKMYEKMIENSRKLSEAGMFISAETMINFRTHDKLEGIHQLIREMGCVRHEVHPMYNSNFASALPVLSLDHMRAAIHRLLDVRDKDMWMLFGTLPFFACSAADQDRELINRLYNEPNVTVRNDPDGRNRVNVNMFTGNVYVTDFADIPAFGNIRDRKLDDVFHEWSAEHPLNQTVNCHCDAASCCGPNLLVADMYYKGVDFKSRKAITR, encoded by the coding sequence ATGACCATGCTAAACTCAGGATCGGTACAGCCGATGCCTTTATCGCCGACTAATGATCCTTGGGATCCGATCGGCTCTTTGCGTACATATGGACGCCATGTGCTGACCAGTGTAGAAATGACCGTGACGCATCTGTGTAATATGCGCTGTGAGCATTGTGCGGTAGGAGATATGCTAACGATGCGCGAAGCGCCTGCACTTCCCTTGCCTTTGATGTTGAAAAGGCTGGACGAGGTAGAGCATCTTCAGACGATCAGTCTGACTGGTGGGGAGCCGAGTTTCAGCCAAAAGACTGTGGACGAGATGATCATTCCACTGCTCAAATACGCCAAGTCACGGGGGATTCGTTCCCAGATCAACTCAAATCTGACGCTGGATCTCCATCGTTACGAGCAATTGTTGCCCTATCTGGACGTGATGCATATCTCATTCAACTATCTGAATGCCGATGATTTCCACCAAGTGGGGTTTGCCAACAGTGGCAGACCGGTAAAACGTGAAGTTGCGGTGAAGATGTACGAGAAAATGATTGAAAACTCCCGCAAACTCAGTGAAGCAGGGATGTTTATCTCAGCGGAGACCATGATTAACTTCCGAACCCATGACAAGCTTGAGGGCATACATCAATTGATTCGGGAGATGGGTTGTGTCCGTCATGAAGTACATCCGATGTATAATTCGAACTTTGCTTCTGCGCTGCCCGTGCTATCTCTGGATCACATGAGAGCAGCAATTCATCGTCTGCTGGATGTGCGTGACAAAGACATGTGGATGCTGTTTGGTACACTCCCGTTCTTCGCATGCAGTGCAGCCGATCAGGACCGAGAACTGATCAATCGCTTGTATAACGAGCCGAATGTGACCGTTCGTAACGATCCTGACGGTCGTAACCGGGTCAACGTTAACATGTTTACAGGTAACGTGTATGTGACCGATTTTGCGGATATCCCTGCGTTTGGCAACATTCGTGACCGGAAGTTGGATGATGTGTTCCATGAGTGGTCGGCGGAACATCCTCTGAATCAGACCGTGAACTGTCATTGTGATGCTGCTTCCTGCTGCGGACCGAATCTGCTGGTGGCAGATATGTATTACAAAGGTGTGGATTTCAAATCGAGAAAAGCAATCACACGTTGA
- a CDS encoding hemolysin family protein — protein sequence MHTEFHLGQLVFNLVCVFLLVFLNGVFVAAEFSLVKVRQTRLTQLQSEGNKLAGYALKVNGKLDAYLSATQFGITLTSLGLGWLGEPAISELLVEPLMFKLGVADTGLISTVSVIIGFCIITFLHIVLGELAPKSLAIQKTDGVALLLSAPLLLFYKIFFPFIWVLNASANALLRLAGIEPASEGEAHSEDELRILMKQSAKSGVIDKDEIKLMDNIFDFSDMLAREIMLPRTDMDCLYTHMSLEENLKIINATKHSRYPVAVEDKDEIIGFIHITDLLLAEPEQQHDLAALVRPILNVPESMEISHVLRLMQKKHSQMTLVVDEYGGTAGLLTAEEILEEIVGDLYDEFEDERPHMERSGEAFSIDGRSLIEEVHEWTGAIIKDEEVDTIGGWLFKELEGSPAKGKTREQNGYVFEVEESTRLRITRVKVYKRPVPEHDEINAGEQEQHSDQDEQDRHSD from the coding sequence ATTCATACCGAATTTCATCTCGGGCAGTTGGTATTTAATCTAGTCTGTGTGTTTTTGCTCGTATTTTTGAACGGCGTATTTGTCGCAGCGGAATTTTCCCTGGTTAAAGTAAGACAGACTCGCCTGACTCAATTGCAGAGTGAAGGGAATAAGTTGGCTGGTTATGCACTGAAGGTGAATGGGAAGTTGGATGCTTATTTGTCGGCAACCCAGTTCGGGATCACGCTAACATCGCTGGGTCTTGGTTGGCTTGGTGAGCCGGCCATTTCCGAACTGCTCGTGGAGCCGTTGATGTTCAAACTTGGTGTGGCGGATACGGGGCTTATATCCACGGTATCGGTCATCATTGGTTTCTGTATCATTACGTTTCTGCACATTGTGTTAGGCGAACTTGCGCCCAAATCTCTGGCGATTCAAAAAACAGACGGAGTGGCCTTGTTACTGTCGGCACCGCTGCTGTTATTTTATAAAATCTTCTTCCCGTTCATCTGGGTATTAAATGCGTCGGCCAATGCGTTGCTTCGATTGGCAGGTATTGAACCAGCCAGCGAGGGAGAGGCCCATTCGGAAGATGAACTTCGTATTTTGATGAAGCAGAGCGCCAAAAGTGGGGTTATTGATAAGGACGAAATCAAACTGATGGACAATATCTTTGATTTCTCGGACATGCTGGCACGTGAAATTATGCTGCCGCGTACGGACATGGACTGTCTGTATACTCACATGTCTCTGGAAGAAAATCTAAAAATCATTAACGCAACGAAGCATTCACGTTATCCAGTGGCGGTAGAGGATAAGGATGAGATTATCGGGTTTATCCATATAACCGATCTGCTGCTGGCCGAACCGGAGCAACAACATGATCTCGCTGCACTTGTTCGTCCGATCCTGAACGTCCCTGAATCCATGGAGATCAGTCATGTGCTGCGTCTCATGCAGAAGAAACATTCGCAGATGACGCTGGTGGTTGACGAGTATGGCGGAACAGCGGGTTTGCTGACTGCTGAAGAGATTCTGGAAGAGATTGTTGGCGATTTGTATGATGAGTTTGAAGATGAGCGCCCCCATATGGAGCGCAGTGGAGAGGCATTTTCCATTGATGGCCGTTCCCTGATTGAAGAGGTCCATGAATGGACCGGAGCGATCATCAAGGATGAAGAAGTTGATACGATTGGTGGCTGGCTGTTCAAGGAGCTTGAGGGCAGTCCGGCTAAAGGCAAAACACGGGAACAGAACGGATATGTCTTTGAAGTGGAGGAATCAACTCGTCTCCGGATTACCCGAGTGAAGGTGTACAAGCGACCTGTGCCCGAACACGACGAGATTAATGCCGGAGAACAGGAGCAACATTCCGATCAGGATGAGCAGGATCGTCATTCGGACTAG
- a CDS encoding spore coat associated protein CotJA translates to MKDPQLRAYAPFIGPFDPCPPKEIRTYLVPPQLFIPFQPMGWPQYSPAEALRIGTLWPALYSPYTPARSKGRKVEADGT, encoded by the coding sequence GTGAAAGATCCACAGCTTCGTGCTTATGCTCCTTTTATAGGGCCGTTTGATCCTTGTCCACCGAAAGAGATTCGAACGTATCTGGTTCCTCCGCAATTATTTATCCCTTTTCAGCCGATGGGCTGGCCGCAGTACAGTCCGGCAGAAGCCTTAAGAATCGGAACGTTGTGGCCTGCTTTGTACAGTCCATATACACCTGCGAGATCTAAGGGAAGGAAGGTGGAAGCGGATGGAACCTGA
- a CDS encoding spore coat protein CotJB, producing the protein MEPETPKVCDAKYYELLEELQALDFVLVELNLYLDTHPGDYQSIEQYNKFSQERMRVAHEFQQLYGPLMNFGHAFSKYPWEWSQTPWPWQV; encoded by the coding sequence ATGGAACCTGAAACACCAAAAGTCTGTGATGCAAAATACTATGAGCTGTTGGAGGAACTCCAGGCCTTGGATTTTGTATTGGTTGAGCTGAACCTGTATCTGGACACCCATCCGGGTGACTATCAGAGCATTGAGCAGTATAACAAATTCAGCCAGGAGCGCATGAGAGTGGCGCATGAGTTTCAGCAATTGTACGGACCGCTGATGAACTTTGGTCACGCGTTCTCCAAATATCCTTGGGAGTGGTCCCAGACACCATGGCCTTGGCAAGTGTGA